One window of the Pieris brassicae chromosome 4, ilPieBrab1.1, whole genome shotgun sequence genome contains the following:
- the LOC123709061 gene encoding organic cation/carnitine transporter 7-like isoform X1 — MTTKEDVTTFEAALERTGNGLYNILLVATCGLILLGIGADLFGFSLVVAAACDLNLSVSQKGILTSLPFIGILLVSYPWGYVADTRGRRFVLIVSVLTAFVLSCVASLATNWILLGLIKFVSVCFSCAANSATYTLVGESCIARVRSKYMLIITCLIIVSPAVAAILTYPTLLLSFKWNIPLLGISFTPWRFLNVVLAIPAGLGGVAICFFNESPKFLANCGRKEEAVSVLKSIYSINHGKNKHDLQLSSLVIDDVAPKTDKSLFRAMQEQSSPLFKPPLLFRTVQLYFIVFVVYMTNNSFLVWLPYILNLVRASLEKTSDFNNLCELISTHSSNQTYIHDNSTEGPPCLGYIEENIIFTLVISQFTFSFLNFVISYLMKWRRLVLLSILSLSTLSGLLISFMPEPISSVVLFMMFTCTNLGMGILASYFVDLYPTSCRGMATCLSIMVGRTSSFIGINIVGNTIFTHCEVTFYLWALLVLSSALVAWFLPPDKVKEIHS; from the exons ATGACCACGAAGGAAGATGTAACAACCTTCGAGGCGGCTTTGGAGAGGACTG GAAATGGACTTTATAACATTTTGCTCGTGGCTACGTGCGGGCTGATACTCCTTGGTATCGGTGCTGATCTGTTTGGATTTAGTCTCGTAGTAGCTGCTGCCTGCGACCTTAACTTATCAGTCAGTCAGAAAGGCATACTCACTTCTTTGCCCTTTATtg gTATTCTTCTCGTGTCTTATCCGTGGGGTTACGTGGCAGATACTCGTGGTCGCCGGTTCGTGCTCATAGTATCTGTCCTGACGGCTTTTGTTTTGTCCTGCGTCGCCAGTCTTGCTACTAATTGGATACTACTCGGCCTAATCAAGTTCGTGTCTGTTTGCTT CTCCTGCGCAGCAAACTCAGCAACGTACACACTAGTGGGGGAATCCTGTATTGCACGCGTTCGTAGCAAGTACATGCTTATAATAACATGTCTCATTATTGTTTCACCAGCAGTCGCAGCCA TACTTACATATCCAACACTCCTGCTCTCGTTCAAGTGGAACATACCATTATTGGGAATTTCATTCACACCGTGGCGTTTTTTAAACGTCGTTCTGGCAATACCGGCTGGATTAGGAGGGGTCGCCATATGCTTCTTTAACGAATCACCCAAGTTTCTTGCAAATTGTGGGCGAAAAGAGGAGGCAGTTTCTGTATTGAAATCGATTTATAGCATAAATCacggaaaaaataaacatgattTGCAG ctTTCAAGCTTAGTGATAGATGATGTCGCCCCAAAAACCGATAAGTCTCTCTTCCGCGCCATGCAAGAGCAAAGCTCCCCTCTCTTCAAGCCGCCTCTTCTATTTCGGACCGTGCAACTCTACTTCATTGTCTTCGTCGTGTACATGAC taACAATAGTTTCCTCGTGTGGCTCCCTTACATCCTGAACCTTGTGAGAGCTTCCTTGGAAAAGACCAGTGATTTTAACAATCTCTGTGAGCTTATATCAACACATTCCAGCAATCAAACATACATCCATGACAACTCGACTGAG GGTCCACCGTGTCTCGGCTACATAGAGGAGAACATAATCTTCACTCTCGTCATCTCACAGTTCACTTTCTCTTTCCTGAACTTCGTGATATCCTACCTGATGAAATGGAGACGGCTGGTTCTTCTAAGTATCTTAAGCCTTTCAACCCTAAGTGGATTGCTGATCAGTTTCATGCCAGAACCAATATCCAGTgtagtattatttatgatgTTCACATGTACCAATTTGGGTATGGGCATTTTGGCATCGTATTTCGTGGATCTATACCCTACCTCTTGTAG GGGAATGGCCACCTGCCTCAGTATAATGGTCGGAAGAACTAGTAGTTTTATTGGGATCAATATCGTTGGGAACACAATTTTTACGCATTGTGAAGTAACTTTCTACCTCTGGGCTCTATTGGTTTTAA gtAGCGCTCTCGTAGCTTGGTTTCTTCCGCCGGACAAAGTCAAAGAAATTCAtagttaa
- the LOC123709060 gene encoding synaptic vesicle glycoprotein 2B-like, with product MVCKVAPKTSNPSQRVNGESQETPLEIADFETALDTAGYGRFSRSVLGACACAFFTTGVQNCVMSYVLPAARCELQLTTYQAGLINMAFMSGGVASAFFWGIVGDVFGRKNILSITLLIDSALLLAQSTVTDYRLLLAARSINGFLIGAPSTLVFTYLSDLVGVKRRQFYLDIVGMSFVAAWLILPAVAWLVIPFNSGASTILPTHSWRLYIAVGSIPGFIAGLWLIFLPESPRLLTDTNRADEALNILKHINEKNNGSDTQFKIKKIIQDNIFVTKSLSGEESRTKALFVSVLKDLKLFVSKAYAMKSSLILFIFFANMAAGFGLNLWIPELLLRMQGKDCKSSLPEQAKLFNATNIAWKDLPKIYDNFATEVDRYNGSTKFEDSREPCHEGINESVFTSGLIVGACCVLGNAACALISSRGGGQGVKRAATICTLACALACACLAACVCACTASSKIAVAAAAALNAASLNGNVLLIRLLLHALPAKLSGLGVCWGAWWGRAGGVASNLAVGVLLDYSCPAPFVSVAALLALSIGGIMMIKLEETKDQEERTDTEKTFGLERYISTHM from the exons GTTATGGCCGCTTCAGTCGCAGCGTCCTAGGGGCGTGCGCTTGCGCGTTCTTCACTACAGGCGTGCAGAACTGTGTGATGTCATACGTCCTTCCTGCTGCACGTTGTGAGCTCCAACTGACCACTTATCAGGCCGGATTAattaacatggcttttatGAGTG GTGGCGTAGCGTCTGCATTTTTCTGGGGCATTGTAGGAGATGTTTTTGgcagaaaaaatatacttagtaTCACACTCCTAATAGATTCTGCTCTATTGCTGGCCCAGAGTACTGTAACGGACTACAGATTGCTTTTAGCTGCTAGATCGATTAACGGATTTTTAATTG GTGCGCCTTCCACACTGGTGTTTACATATCTATCAGATCTGGTAGGTGTTAAGAGACGGCAGTTTTATTTGGACATAGTTGGTATGAGTTTTGTCGCAGCTTGGCTCATATTACCAg CTGTAGCATGGCTAGTCATTCCTTTCAACTCTGGAGCATCAACAATCCTCCCCACTCATTCCTGGAGGCTGTACATTGCTGTTGGAAGCATACCCGGGTTCATCGCAGGCCTTTGGTTGATCTTCTTGCCCGAAAGCCCTAGACTTTTGACTGATACAAATAGAGCTGATGAGGCTTTGAACATTTTGAAGCATATCAACGAGAAGAATAATGGATCTGATACTCAGTTCAAG ATAAAGAAGATAATTCAAGACAACATATTTGTGACTAAATCTCTAAGCGGAGAAGAGAGTAGAACTAAAGCATTATTTGTAAGCGTACTGAAAGATTTGAAACTGTTTGTATCCAAGGCATACGCAATGAAATCTtctcttattttattcattttcttCGCGAATATGGCAGC tggtTTCGGGCTCAACCTTTGGATCCCAGAATTGCTTCTTCGAATGCAAGGCAAGGACTGTAAATCATCATTACCTGAGCAAGCCAAACTGTTCAATGCCACCAACATAGCTTGGAAAGATTTGCCTAAAATTTACGATAATTTCGCTACTGAAGTGGACAGGTACAATGGCAGTACGAAGTTTGAAGACTCTCGCGAACCGTGTCATGAGGGAATTAACGAATCT gtGTTTACTTCGGGATTAATTGTGGGGGCATGCTGTGTCCTTGGGAACGCAGCGTGCGCCCTAATATCCTCCCGCGGTGGGGGCCAGGGGGTCAAAAGAGCCGCAACCATTTGCACATTAGCTTGCGCACTGGCGTGTGCCTGTCTGGCAGcatgtgtgtgcgcatgtactGCGTCAAGTAAAATTGCTGTTGCGGCGGCTGCAGCTTTGAATGCCGCATCATTAAACGGGAATGTCCTGCTTATAAGGCTGTTGTTACATGCACTACCAGCGAAACTAAg TGGTCTCGGAGTTTGCTGGGGTGCGTGGTGGGGTCGCGCTGGAGGAGTTGCCTCCAACCTTGCTGTGGGTGTGTTGCTTGACTACTCCTGCCCAGCGCCGTTCGTGTCGGTTGCTGCGTTACTAGCAC TATCCATTGGTGGTATAATGATGATAAAGCTAGAAGAGACAAAGGACCAAGAGGAAAGGACGGATACAGAAAAAACATTTGGCTTAGAACGATACATATCAACACATATGTAG
- the LOC123709061 gene encoding organic cation/carnitine transporter 7-like isoform X2, with amino-acid sequence MTTKEDVTTFEAALERTGNGLYNILLVATCGLILLGIGADLFGFSLVVAAACDLNLSVSQKGILTSLPFIGILLVSYPWGYVADTRGRRFVLIVSVLTAFVLSCVASLATNWILLGLIKFVSVCFSCAANSATYTLVGESCIARVRSKYMLIITCLIIVSPAVAAILTYPTLLLSFKWNIPLLGISFTPWRFLNVVLAIPAGLGGVAICFFNESPKFLANCGRKEEAVSVLKSIYSINHGKNKHDLQLSSLVIDDVAPKTDKSLFRAMQEQSSPLFKPPLLFRTVQLYFIVFVVYMT; translated from the exons ATGACCACGAAGGAAGATGTAACAACCTTCGAGGCGGCTTTGGAGAGGACTG GAAATGGACTTTATAACATTTTGCTCGTGGCTACGTGCGGGCTGATACTCCTTGGTATCGGTGCTGATCTGTTTGGATTTAGTCTCGTAGTAGCTGCTGCCTGCGACCTTAACTTATCAGTCAGTCAGAAAGGCATACTCACTTCTTTGCCCTTTATtg gTATTCTTCTCGTGTCTTATCCGTGGGGTTACGTGGCAGATACTCGTGGTCGCCGGTTCGTGCTCATAGTATCTGTCCTGACGGCTTTTGTTTTGTCCTGCGTCGCCAGTCTTGCTACTAATTGGATACTACTCGGCCTAATCAAGTTCGTGTCTGTTTGCTT CTCCTGCGCAGCAAACTCAGCAACGTACACACTAGTGGGGGAATCCTGTATTGCACGCGTTCGTAGCAAGTACATGCTTATAATAACATGTCTCATTATTGTTTCACCAGCAGTCGCAGCCA TACTTACATATCCAACACTCCTGCTCTCGTTCAAGTGGAACATACCATTATTGGGAATTTCATTCACACCGTGGCGTTTTTTAAACGTCGTTCTGGCAATACCGGCTGGATTAGGAGGGGTCGCCATATGCTTCTTTAACGAATCACCCAAGTTTCTTGCAAATTGTGGGCGAAAAGAGGAGGCAGTTTCTGTATTGAAATCGATTTATAGCATAAATCacggaaaaaataaacatgattTGCAG ctTTCAAGCTTAGTGATAGATGATGTCGCCCCAAAAACCGATAAGTCTCTCTTCCGCGCCATGCAAGAGCAAAGCTCCCCTCTCTTCAAGCCGCCTCTTCTATTTCGGACCGTGCAACTCTACTTCATTGTCTTCGTCGTGTACATGACGTGA